In Chryseobacterium shigense, the following proteins share a genomic window:
- a CDS encoding histidine kinase codes for MKLVFKILFIFILAAGNFCTAQDSTRVTQAYKSAVRLKKAVDNNDNKGVADSYVGIANDYYNQGNYAKSEEFLVKARNIYKNLNDKKNLESVTRKIAQSQEKQNKITPAISNYSMAADMSYSEKSKAVNTNDAARLSAPTTEQKAEAIQDNINITLKDKDKGNLAESYSQMADINIQQKNIPKAEENLNNAYVISKKEAPQQALEINRKLTDFYVENRNFEKAIEAKKKVLKEDFVKENSQEKVNQIQELADIYIKKNDPEEAVVLLKNAYGIALEKGHTLEAQKSVKKLDSLYNISGNTGASVSLYRDFLGKLPDLVSKDRSLVDNKILEDTEQRISQLEKEKELKDALIRKKNVFNYSLIGALVLLTGLIVFIFRTLKKVQIKNKKIALQSLRREMNPHFIFNSLNSVNHFIATNNELEANQYLTKFSKLMRGVMENSTKDFIPFQQELDLLQNYLALEKTRFADKFDYEIEVDESLNMQSLKIPGMLIQPFLENAVWHGLRYRTEKGFLKLNVEKETRHLKITVEDNGIGIEESKKQKTQHQKTREGRGMKNTLERISLLNDLYKKEISCSIKDKENNSGVLVTIKINLT; via the coding sequence GTGAAATTAGTTTTTAAAATACTTTTCATTTTTATCCTTGCTGCAGGAAATTTCTGTACAGCACAGGATTCCACGCGGGTTACCCAGGCCTATAAATCTGCTGTAAGACTGAAAAAAGCGGTAGATAATAATGATAATAAAGGGGTTGCCGACAGTTATGTAGGAATTGCAAACGATTATTATAACCAGGGAAATTATGCCAAAAGCGAAGAATTTTTGGTTAAGGCCAGGAATATTTATAAAAATCTAAACGATAAAAAGAATCTGGAATCCGTGACCCGGAAAATTGCCCAATCACAGGAAAAGCAGAATAAAATAACTCCTGCGATAAGCAATTACAGCATGGCAGCCGACATGAGCTACAGTGAAAAAAGCAAAGCAGTTAATACCAATGATGCCGCAAGGCTCTCTGCTCCTACAACTGAACAAAAAGCTGAAGCCATTCAGGATAACATCAACATAACCCTTAAAGATAAGGATAAAGGAAATCTGGCTGAAAGTTACAGTCAGATGGCGGATATCAATATACAGCAGAAAAATATTCCCAAAGCAGAAGAAAACCTGAACAATGCCTATGTAATTTCCAAAAAAGAAGCCCCTCAGCAGGCTTTGGAGATCAACCGGAAGCTTACCGATTTCTATGTTGAAAACAGGAACTTTGAAAAAGCCATTGAAGCCAAAAAGAAAGTACTGAAAGAAGATTTTGTCAAGGAAAATTCACAGGAAAAAGTAAACCAGATTCAGGAGCTGGCTGATATTTATATCAAAAAAAATGATCCGGAAGAAGCCGTGGTCTTATTAAAAAATGCCTACGGAATTGCTTTGGAAAAAGGGCACACGCTCGAAGCTCAGAAAAGTGTAAAAAAGCTGGACAGTCTTTACAATATTTCAGGGAATACCGGAGCTTCAGTTTCGCTGTACAGGGATTTTCTCGGGAAACTTCCCGATCTTGTTTCTAAAGACAGAAGCCTGGTAGACAATAAAATACTGGAAGATACCGAACAGAGAATTTCCCAGCTTGAAAAAGAAAAAGAGCTGAAAGATGCCCTTATCCGGAAGAAAAATGTCTTTAATTACAGCCTGATTGGAGCTCTGGTTCTGCTTACCGGACTGATCGTATTTATTTTCAGGACTTTGAAGAAAGTTCAGATCAAAAATAAAAAAATTGCGCTGCAATCATTACGGCGTGAAATGAATCCGCATTTTATCTTTAACAGCTTGAACAGCGTTAATCATTTTATTGCGACCAATAATGAGCTGGAAGCCAATCAGTATCTCACAAAATTCTCCAAGCTGATGCGTGGTGTGATGGAGAATTCCACAAAAGATTTCATTCCTTTTCAGCAGGAGCTGGATTTGCTTCAGAATTACCTTGCTCTTGAAAAGACCCGTTTTGCAGATAAATTCGATTATGAAATTGAGGTAGATGAAAGCCTGAATATGCAAAGCCTGAAAATTCCCGGAATGCTCATTCAGCCGTTCCTTGAAAATGCAGTATGGCACGGATTGCGCTACAGAACTGAAAAAGGATTTTTAAAACTGAATGTTGAAAAAGAAACCCGGCATTTAAAAATAACCGTTGAAGACAACGGAATAGGTATTGAGGAAAGTAAAAAGCAAAAGACCCAGCACCAGAAAACCCGTGAAGGCCGCGGAATGAAAAATACCCTGGAAAGAATCAGTTTGCTGAACGACCTTTATAAAAAAGAAATTTCCTGTTCCATAAAAGACAAAGAAAACAATAGTGGGGTTTTAGTAACCATAAAGATCAATCTGACCTGA
- a CDS encoding LytR/AlgR family response regulator transcription factor — MKISAVIIDDEIIAREVLRSYITKYCPQVDIVGEAENIREAVPLIAEKQPQLVFLDVEMPFGNAFDVLEATKEFSYETIFITAFSQYSLQALNKSASYYILKPIDIQELILAVNKVAESLERKEELNRNKILLENLKLKPEKQQLILPTLQGFDVVKTEDILRLQADGNFTQVYLTDGSKKMVCRFLKHFDDLLENPFVRVHRSHIINAGFVKSYHKSGTVMLSDDTEIEVSGSFKDNFLKVFS, encoded by the coding sequence ATGAAAATAAGTGCTGTAATCATAGACGATGAGATCATTGCAAGAGAAGTTCTCAGAAGTTATATCACAAAATACTGCCCGCAGGTAGACATTGTAGGAGAGGCGGAAAATATCAGAGAAGCAGTTCCTTTAATTGCTGAAAAGCAGCCGCAGCTTGTCTTCCTTGATGTTGAAATGCCTTTCGGGAATGCATTTGATGTGCTGGAAGCCACCAAAGAATTTTCTTACGAAACCATCTTTATCACGGCATTTTCCCAATATTCATTACAGGCGCTCAATAAATCGGCAAGCTACTATATTTTAAAGCCTATTGATATTCAGGAACTTATTCTGGCCGTCAATAAAGTAGCGGAAAGTCTTGAAAGAAAAGAAGAGCTTAACCGTAATAAGATCCTCCTTGAAAATTTAAAATTAAAACCTGAAAAACAACAGCTTATCCTCCCAACATTACAGGGATTTGATGTTGTGAAAACTGAAGATATCCTAAGGCTTCAGGCAGACGGAAACTTTACACAGGTTTATCTTACCGATGGCTCTAAAAAAATGGTCTGTCGCTTCCTGAAACATTTTGATGATCTGCTTGAAAATCCGTTTGTAAGAGTTCACCGTTCCCATATCATCAATGCAGGGTTTGTAAAATCCTATCATAAAAGTGGAACCGTTATGCTATCCGATGATACGGAAATTGAAGTTTCAGGCAGTTTTAAAGATAATTTCCTGAAAGTCTTTTCCTGA
- a CDS encoding lipocalin family protein — protein sequence MKTLHKIAVPVTLGALGLVIYHSFSTGIPKGAVAVKNFDAKKYLGRWYEVARFDYRFEKNMDNVTAEYSENTNGSIRVVNKGYDYIKKEWKESAGEAGFIKDKTDARLKVSFFKPIWAGYNVIDIDEDYQYALVAGSSLKYLWILSRTTNLPESMRQRFIEKAKKIGYNTDDLIWVKHNQ from the coding sequence ATGAAAACCCTTCATAAAATTGCGGTTCCCGTCACATTAGGTGCTCTGGGACTGGTTATTTATCATTCTTTTTCCACGGGAATACCAAAAGGAGCAGTGGCAGTCAAGAATTTTGATGCTAAAAAATACCTCGGAAGATGGTACGAAGTTGCCCGTTTCGATTACAGATTCGAAAAAAACATGGACAATGTTACTGCTGAATATTCCGAAAACACCAACGGCTCCATCCGTGTTGTTAATAAAGGCTACGACTACATTAAAAAAGAATGGAAAGAATCTGCAGGAGAGGCAGGATTTATAAAAGACAAAACAGACGCCCGTCTTAAAGTTTCATTTTTCAAACCGATCTGGGCGGGTTATAATGTCATTGATATTGATGAAGATTATCAGTATGCCCTTGTTGCAGGAAGCAGCCTGAAATACTTATGGATTCTGTCCCGTACCACAAACCTTCCTGAAAGTATGAGACAGCGTTTCATTGAAAAAGCTAAAAAGATTGGTTATAATACCGATGATCTCATCTGGGTGAAGCATAATCAGTAG
- a CDS encoding CinA family nicotinamide mononucleotide deamidase-related protein, producing MEKAVLITIGDEILSGNTVDTNSNFIATELKNIGIQVTQIFTISDEIDTIKNTLEAAFKVGDLIITTGGLGPTRDDKTKKALAEFFNDEIALDEVTFNHLKNYMERRGRLDILERNKEQAFVPSKSVVFQNHYGTAPCMMMEQDGKLCFSLPGVPYEVKPLIKDQIIPYLKEKFNLYYLHTRIVSVVGIPESILADIIEDWELALPENLALSYLPVGTRVKLRITASGDNENALKQQTEDEIQKLLPLVGDHVIAVSEDKIEKILAEILTERKLTISTAESCTGGELAKMITSNSGSSKYFMGGIVAYATEKKTEILKVSKETVHQFTVVSEQVAGEMAKGCQELFGTDISLSTTGVAGPGRGEDGKEVGTVFYTIRINEKEVTSKLYMPHLERLDFMNFVSQKVIQDLVGLLISE from the coding sequence ATGGAAAAAGCTGTTCTGATTACCATCGGTGATGAAATCCTTTCCGGAAACACCGTTGATACCAATTCCAATTTCATTGCCACAGAGCTTAAAAATATAGGCATACAGGTTACGCAGATCTTTACCATTTCGGATGAGATTGACACCATTAAAAACACTTTAGAAGCTGCTTTTAAGGTGGGTGACCTTATTATTACAACCGGTGGTCTGGGGCCGACAAGGGACGACAAGACCAAAAAAGCACTGGCAGAGTTTTTCAATGACGAAATTGCGCTGGATGAAGTTACTTTCAACCATCTTAAAAATTATATGGAAAGGCGGGGACGTCTGGATATTCTCGAAAGAAATAAAGAGCAGGCCTTTGTTCCTTCAAAATCTGTTGTTTTTCAGAACCATTATGGAACAGCACCCTGTATGATGATGGAGCAGGATGGGAAATTATGTTTCAGCCTTCCCGGAGTTCCCTATGAAGTAAAACCGCTTATCAAAGACCAGATTATTCCTTATTTAAAAGAAAAATTCAATCTTTATTATCTCCATACCAGGATAGTTTCCGTGGTGGGAATTCCTGAAAGTATTCTTGCAGATATCATTGAAGATTGGGAACTTGCCCTCCCTGAAAACCTTGCCCTTTCTTATCTGCCCGTAGGCACCCGTGTAAAGCTGAGGATAACTGCTTCAGGAGATAATGAGAATGCTTTGAAACAGCAGACAGAAGATGAGATCCAGAAACTTCTTCCTTTGGTTGGCGACCATGTTATTGCAGTATCGGAAGACAAAATAGAAAAAATTCTGGCAGAAATCCTTACAGAAAGAAAACTGACCATTTCCACGGCAGAAAGCTGTACCGGAGGTGAACTGGCAAAAATGATAACATCCAATTCCGGAAGCTCAAAATATTTCATGGGTGGTATTGTAGCATACGCCACGGAAAAGAAAACAGAAATTTTAAAAGTTTCTAAAGAGACCGTACACCAGTTCACGGTAGTAAGTGAGCAGGTAGCTGGCGAAATGGCAAAAGGATGCCAGGAATTATTCGGTACTGATATTTCACTGTCTACTACAGGAGTTGCAGGCCCCGGCAGAGGTGAAGACGGTAAGGAAGTAGGCACTGTTTTCTACACCATCAGGATCAATGAAAAGGAAGTTACTTCAAAACTCTATATGCCACATCTGGAAAGGCTTGATTTTATGAATTTTGTTTCCCAGAAAGTGATTCAGGATTTGGTGGGATTGTTAATTTCAGAATAA
- a CDS encoding M13 family metallopeptidase, whose amino-acid sequence MKKLTLSLFLLAGICSLSTVNGQTKAVKTAVNSTDKGLDIGLMDTSVRPQDDFYNYVSGTWMKTAKIPSDKPTWGSFNKLAEDTDNNSMTILNSLLKDKFADGSEGKKIQDLYATYMNMQKRNADGVKPIQGNLNKIDAIKNMSDLQNYLISVTKDGENTLYGWGVDADLKDSKMNAVYLGDASLGLGRDYYQKVNEKNTEAIAEYQKYVASMLKELGYKNADAAAKGIVDFEKSIAKTYLTNEQSRDNTLQYNPRTMAELSTLVKGVDIPAYLKQAGVNTDKVIIGEIGYYKDFDKLINAQNLPVIKDYLKFHMIHGSAAYLSEKLGDMRFAFYGKYLRGQQEQRALNKRGFELINGTLGEAFGKLYVEKYFPAEAKAQMVELIDYLKKSFAVHINNLAWMSSTTKEKAMQKLNKFTVKVAYPDKWKDYSKLDIVPESKGGTLYSNLQNISGWQYNKDLAKIGKAVDKTEWGMTPQTVNAYYNPVNNEIVFPAAILQPPFFNPKADAAVNFGGIGAVIGHEMSHGFDDSGAQFDADGNLVDWWTPEDKANFEKATKALAAQYDKYEPVKGTFVNGTFTNGENIADLGGVNIAYDALQMYLKDKGNPGQISGFTQDQRFFLSWATVWRTLSSEKYMVNQVKTDPHSPGYFRSFGPLINVDAFYKAFDVKKGDKLYKTPEDRIKIW is encoded by the coding sequence ATGAAAAAACTAACGCTTTCTTTGTTTTTATTGGCAGGCATTTGCTCACTCAGCACAGTGAACGGACAGACAAAAGCCGTAAAAACAGCAGTTAACAGCACAGATAAAGGCTTGGATATTGGCCTTATGGATACTTCAGTACGCCCGCAGGATGATTTTTACAACTACGTAAGCGGAACCTGGATGAAAACAGCGAAAATTCCTTCCGATAAACCAACCTGGGGAAGTTTCAACAAGCTTGCTGAAGATACGGATAACAACTCCATGACCATTCTGAACTCTCTTCTGAAAGATAAATTTGCTGACGGAAGCGAAGGTAAAAAGATCCAGGACCTGTATGCTACTTATATGAACATGCAGAAAAGAAATGCAGACGGGGTTAAGCCTATTCAGGGGAATCTGAATAAAATTGATGCCATCAAAAATATGTCTGATCTTCAGAATTATCTGATCTCTGTAACTAAAGACGGCGAAAATACTTTATACGGTTGGGGTGTTGATGCAGACCTTAAAGATTCTAAAATGAATGCAGTTTACTTAGGAGATGCTTCTTTAGGATTAGGAAGAGATTACTATCAGAAAGTAAACGAAAAAAATACGGAAGCTATTGCTGAATACCAGAAATATGTAGCTTCCATGCTTAAAGAGTTAGGTTACAAAAATGCTGATGCAGCTGCAAAAGGAATTGTTGATTTCGAGAAAAGCATTGCAAAGACTTATCTTACCAACGAGCAGAGCCGTGATAATACATTACAGTATAACCCAAGAACAATGGCTGAGCTTTCAACATTGGTAAAAGGCGTTGATATTCCTGCTTATCTTAAACAGGCAGGAGTAAATACAGATAAGGTAATTATCGGAGAAATAGGGTATTACAAAGATTTCGATAAACTGATCAATGCTCAGAACCTTCCCGTAATCAAAGATTATCTGAAATTCCACATGATTCACGGAAGTGCAGCTTACCTAAGCGAAAAGCTGGGAGATATGAGATTTGCTTTCTATGGCAAATATTTAAGAGGCCAGCAGGAGCAGAGAGCTTTAAACAAAAGAGGTTTCGAGCTTATCAATGGAACTCTTGGTGAAGCTTTCGGAAAATTATATGTTGAAAAATACTTCCCGGCAGAGGCAAAAGCCCAGATGGTGGAACTGATCGACTATTTAAAGAAAAGCTTTGCCGTTCACATCAATAACTTAGCATGGATGTCTTCTACAACAAAGGAAAAAGCAATGCAGAAATTGAACAAATTCACTGTAAAAGTTGCTTATCCGGACAAATGGAAAGATTATTCAAAATTAGATATCGTTCCTGAATCCAAAGGAGGAACATTATACTCAAACCTTCAGAATATCTCTGGATGGCAGTACAACAAAGATTTAGCGAAAATCGGGAAAGCTGTTGATAAAACAGAATGGGGTATGACACCGCAAACGGTTAATGCTTACTACAACCCGGTAAACAACGAGATCGTATTCCCTGCCGCTATCCTTCAGCCGCCTTTCTTCAATCCTAAAGCAGATGCTGCTGTGAATTTCGGAGGAATCGGTGCTGTTATCGGTCACGAAATGAGCCACGGATTTGATGATTCAGGTGCCCAGTTTGATGCAGACGGAAACCTTGTAGACTGGTGGACACCGGAAGATAAAGCCAACTTCGAAAAAGCTACAAAAGCGCTTGCCGCTCAGTATGATAAATATGAGCCTGTAAAAGGAACTTTCGTAAATGGTACTTTCACAAACGGTGAAAATATCGCTGACTTAGGCGGAGTAAACATTGCTTACGATGCCCTTCAGATGTATTTGAAAGATAAAGGAAACCCGGGACAGATCAGCGGATTCACACAGGATCAGAGATTCTTCCTAAGCTGGGCAACCGTTTGGAGAACTTTATCCAGTGAAAAATATATGGTCAACCAGGTGAAAACAGACCCGCACTCTCCGGGATATTTCAGAAGCTTCGGTCCGCTCATCAACGTTGATGCCTTCTACAAAGCATTTGATGTGAAAAAAGGAGATAAACTGTACAAAACTCCGGAAGACAGAATCAAAATCTGGTAA
- a CDS encoding M13 family metallopeptidase: MKKLNIGILALSGIVFLNSCGTAKTAGTETKTETTAAVAEPVKEEVKEEGINLSYMDKSVRPQDDFFSYVNGNWVKTTQIPSDKASWGSFNALRENVDDASLDILNKILSETYSAGSEGQKIQNLYASFMDVNKRNAEGLAPIKGDLAKIDAIKNLNDLQKYLLEATKLGDNSFYGWRVGADMKNSNMNAVYLGGPDLGLGRDYYQKVNEANTKTLAEYQTYVGKLFDILGNKNSVQAAQNVVNFEKQLANYLLTLEQNRDANLKYNPKNVSELSGLVKNINLAKYLKDAGVNTDKVIVGELKYYQNMDQFITEKNLPLLKDYLKYHLINGNASNLDDKLEQIRFDFYSKYLQGQKEQRPMDKRGLTLVNGVLGEAFGKLYVEKYFTPEAKAQMETYIDYLLRSFKQHINDIDWMSPATKVKAQEKLSKFTVKIAYPDKWKDYSQLKVESPKEGATLYSNLQNVSAWQYQRSLDKVGKPVDKTEWGMSPQTVNAYYSGSNNEIVFPAAILQPPFYNPKADAAVNFGGIGAVIGHEISHGFDDSGSRFDGDGNLNNWWTDEDRKNFDAKVGQLAAQYSAYEPVKGSFVNGKFTSGENIGDLGGVAVAYDALQMYLKDKGNPGKISGFTQDQRFFMSWATVWRTKSTDQYMINQVKTDPHSPGVFRAFGPLVNQDAFNKAFDIKPGDKMYKAPQDRIKIW, from the coding sequence ATGAAAAAGCTAAATATTGGAATACTTGCCCTTTCCGGCATTGTATTTTTAAACTCATGCGGAACGGCCAAAACGGCAGGTACAGAAACCAAAACTGAAACTACGGCAGCTGTTGCAGAACCTGTAAAAGAAGAAGTAAAAGAAGAGGGGATCAATTTATCATATATGGATAAAAGTGTTCGTCCGCAGGATGATTTTTTTAGCTATGTGAACGGAAATTGGGTGAAAACTACCCAGATTCCTTCAGACAAAGCGAGCTGGGGTTCTTTCAATGCTTTGAGAGAAAATGTAGATGATGCTTCTCTGGATATCCTGAACAAAATTTTATCAGAAACGTATTCTGCAGGATCTGAAGGACAGAAAATCCAGAATCTGTACGCATCTTTCATGGATGTAAACAAAAGAAACGCAGAAGGATTAGCTCCGATTAAAGGAGACCTGGCAAAAATTGATGCCATTAAAAACCTGAATGACCTTCAGAAATACCTTCTCGAAGCTACAAAATTAGGCGATAATTCATTTTATGGATGGAGAGTAGGAGCAGATATGAAGAATTCCAACATGAATGCCGTATACCTTGGAGGTCCGGATCTCGGATTGGGAAGAGACTATTATCAGAAAGTAAATGAGGCCAATACCAAAACCCTTGCAGAATATCAGACTTATGTAGGAAAACTGTTTGATATACTGGGAAATAAAAATTCGGTACAGGCTGCTCAGAATGTGGTAAACTTTGAAAAACAGCTTGCCAATTACTTATTGACTCTGGAACAGAACAGAGATGCCAATTTAAAATACAACCCTAAAAATGTATCTGAACTTTCAGGACTGGTTAAAAATATTAACCTCGCAAAATATCTCAAGGATGCAGGTGTAAATACAGATAAAGTAATTGTTGGCGAATTGAAATATTACCAGAATATGGATCAGTTCATCACAGAAAAGAACCTTCCTTTGTTAAAAGATTACCTGAAATATCATTTAATTAACGGCAACGCCAGCAACCTGGATGATAAACTTGAACAGATCAGGTTTGATTTCTATTCAAAATACCTTCAGGGCCAGAAAGAACAGCGCCCGATGGACAAAAGAGGTCTTACCCTGGTAAATGGTGTTCTTGGTGAAGCTTTCGGGAAACTATACGTTGAAAAATACTTCACTCCTGAGGCAAAAGCCCAGATGGAAACCTATATCGATTACCTTTTGAGATCATTCAAGCAGCATATTAATGATATCGACTGGATGTCTCCTGCCACAAAAGTAAAGGCTCAGGAAAAACTGTCTAAATTCACCGTAAAGATTGCCTATCCGGACAAATGGAAAGACTATTCCCAGTTAAAAGTAGAATCTCCGAAAGAAGGAGCAACATTATATTCCAACCTTCAGAACGTATCAGCATGGCAGTACCAGAGAAGTCTTGATAAAGTAGGAAAACCGGTGGACAAAACAGAATGGGGAATGTCTCCGCAAACTGTAAACGCTTACTACAGCGGATCAAACAACGAAATCGTTTTCCCTGCAGCCATTCTTCAGCCTCCTTTCTACAACCCTAAAGCTGATGCAGCCGTAAACTTCGGAGGTATCGGGGCAGTTATCGGTCACGAAATTTCTCACGGCTTTGATGACAGCGGTTCACGTTTTGACGGAGACGGAAACCTGAACAATTGGTGGACAGATGAAGACCGTAAAAACTTTGACGCAAAAGTAGGACAGCTGGCTGCCCAGTACAGCGCTTACGAGCCGGTAAAAGGAAGCTTTGTAAACGGTAAATTTACAAGCGGTGAAAACATCGGTGATCTTGGTGGGGTAGCAGTAGCTTATGATGCCCTTCAGATGTACCTCAAAGATAAAGGAAACCCTGGAAAAATTAGCGGATTTACCCAGGATCAGAGATTCTTTATGAGCTGGGCAACAGTATGGAGAACAAAATCTACAGACCAGTATATGATTAACCAGGTGAAGACAGATCCTCACTCTCCGGGAGTGTTCAGGGCATTCGGTCCACTGGTGAATCAGGATGCATTTAATAAAGCATTTGATATAAAACCTGGAGACAAAATGTATAAAGCCCCTCAGGACAGAATAAAAATTTGGTAG
- a CDS encoding type VI secretion system contractile sheath small subunit, whose protein sequence is MAMFNYGVGGNEVKVDANEAIQEIQENKSLIVSQLTTEESYTPEIVTGLKTVDDVFRHFQPSVAVQHETEDGGVVEEEFRFQNLADFTPKNLTQKSDYLQQLSMEQEQYNKIVRQLKTNKILRNMLENEQTRAAFIEVLKDVAQELEK, encoded by the coding sequence ATGGCAATGTTTAATTATGGTGTTGGCGGCAACGAGGTAAAAGTGGACGCTAATGAAGCGATTCAGGAAATACAGGAAAATAAATCGCTGATAGTGAGCCAGCTTACAACAGAGGAATCTTATACCCCTGAAATTGTAACAGGTTTAAAAACAGTAGATGATGTCTTCAGGCATTTTCAGCCTTCTGTAGCTGTACAGCACGAAACAGAAGACGGTGGTGTAGTAGAGGAAGAATTCCGTTTTCAGAATCTTGCAGACTTTACACCAAAGAATCTCACTCAGAAATCAGATTATTTACAGCAGCTCAGCATGGAGCAGGAGCAATATAACAAAATTGTACGCCAGCTGAAAACCAATAAAATTCTGCGTAATATGCTTGAGAATGAACAGACAAGGGCTGCATTCATCGAAGTATTGAAAGATGTGGCACAAGAACTTGAAAAATAA
- a CDS encoding DUF5458 family protein encodes MDSKLQAQESQQQGQQQHSGQPKGNPLAELNKMGGFGFVESVVDGIANMNPTRKARKEIFLTDNNKSDERKELLQKINLWVSLLEGNESADKMADTCKTKAQAADQNLKTNLKNTLDSVRLLETNYRTVAQFYKNTELDKVDNVSIVNASLEQVSDLDNPLFIDAISEEFKNYYDRLDLRDNYSILAIPGYLGSNKVIEKWAKICNENKVMMVTDFANLDKPDDVVDLFHSANLTGGELHRSNVIMTCNWLVGRGKAEEVGEEENVELPPSTSLAGKIHKTLMSQVAAGKKHGNINEVDAVKFELKKSEISQLEKMGLVPMVNEYGKIMAFSAKTLFTGDNIGLQTYSVVRVFDYVTKVLLDFLNRRAFENWNAKNEDDLRRQIVTFLDNIKGPDKLIEKFKIVRFEQDRVNKDRVWLDIRMTPYFPTKSFVIKLDGHKGDDGNEWDAQYTQE; translated from the coding sequence ATGGATAGCAAATTACAGGCACAAGAAAGCCAACAGCAGGGTCAGCAGCAACACTCAGGGCAGCCGAAAGGTAACCCGCTTGCAGAGCTTAATAAAATGGGAGGTTTTGGCTTTGTTGAATCCGTTGTAGACGGTATCGCCAATATGAACCCAACAAGAAAAGCAAGGAAAGAAATTTTCCTGACTGATAATAATAAATCTGACGAAAGAAAAGAACTCCTTCAAAAAATAAACCTTTGGGTAAGTCTTTTGGAAGGAAACGAATCTGCAGATAAAATGGCAGATACATGCAAAACCAAAGCACAGGCTGCCGATCAGAATTTAAAAACCAATCTAAAAAATACACTTGACTCAGTACGTTTACTGGAAACCAACTACAGAACTGTAGCCCAATTCTATAAAAATACGGAACTGGACAAAGTGGATAACGTAAGCATCGTTAATGCAAGCCTTGAACAGGTTTCGGATCTGGATAACCCATTATTCATCGATGCTATTTCCGAGGAATTCAAAAATTATTATGACCGTTTAGATCTTAGAGATAACTATTCCATCCTGGCAATACCCGGATATTTAGGCTCAAACAAAGTCATTGAAAAATGGGCTAAGATCTGTAACGAGAACAAAGTAATGATGGTTACCGACTTCGCTAACCTTGATAAGCCGGATGACGTTGTAGATTTATTCCATTCCGCAAACCTTACCGGAGGAGAGCTGCATAGAAGTAATGTTATTATGACATGTAACTGGCTTGTAGGCAGAGGAAAAGCTGAAGAAGTAGGAGAAGAGGAAAACGTAGAACTTCCGCCTTCCACTTCACTGGCAGGAAAAATCCACAAAACTTTAATGTCCCAGGTAGCAGCAGGTAAAAAGCACGGGAACATCAACGAAGTGGACGCAGTAAAATTCGAACTGAAGAAAAGCGAAATTTCCCAGTTGGAAAAAATGGGTCTTGTTCCGATGGTTAACGAATACGGTAAGATCATGGCATTCTCTGCGAAAACATTGTTTACAGGAGATAACATCGGTCTTCAGACTTATTCCGTAGTACGTGTATTCGACTATGTAACCAAAGTTTTACTGGACTTCCTGAACAGAAGAGCCTTCGAAAACTGGAATGCCAAAAATGAAGACGATTTGAGAAGACAGATTGTAACCTTCCTTGACAATATCAAAGGACCGGATAAACTGATTGAAAAATTCAAGATCGTTCGTTTCGAGCAGGACAGAGTAAATAAAGACAGAGTATGGCTTGATATCCGTATGACCCCTTATTTCCCTACAAAAAGCTTCGTTATTAAATTAGACGGGCACAAAGGAGATGACGGTAACGAATGGGATGCACAATATACTCAGGAATAA